One region of Oryza glaberrima chromosome 7, OglaRS2, whole genome shotgun sequence genomic DNA includes:
- the LOC127780804 gene encoding uncharacterized protein LOC127780804 isoform X2, translating to MALWLLNHVNTELGTLEFNGLSIPIRPLIKKVIGIPEGHMRLKLTEDTDHRLKEKFTEGGRGQSLNKAISRMLLEHNEDEFIVSFMMVALGVYLVPGSNLTVHREYLTAISDVKNIKNLNWCNHVADYLFEAIHDFRINTSINLNVRGCVHILNVIFLDFVAGINVPQGTPRIAHITTAHIDEVKTIATSRSKHADYDSIQIKDIESTVYRDGESPLHESPQHMLSIGYRQDVEEGVHDDATCVDEGQHTPDPQGHITAGVDEEHMNIGQHTPDPQGAPAAAGDEEQMNMQDGQVGQDPKSTGCDANPNNPPVISELLMKMKEKLKIRRTEIISTCMEQLEFILDKSDNDILSEFSTELKKLARVKGMASTSEGDAAVLGTPNFNHGPDKHTEAETRSNYKAEEIGRHSGNVDATDFAEVVAIGAVAAHEVSQFDVQNVRDNNMDGKVHPPAAHKGAMDEGAQTEEDDGKQDEDDEDKGDEKVEDSVDDEYGEDGAGGSHSAGSQGGADENNDTDDSSGDSKQGQQPIPSEEQYPGASMMDSVTDDTSLGTPVYHDVVVIEDSSQESLRANTMVPELTEPIASGERFPDGGSVPPINKQRAKRCKTNHQSVEAIATLRKGIHLDHFVNDTYEKHVVDNFDGDGGATKVNRAWITEQDFRSTLRRKGEVSNNFMWLCCSAIMKDWDSKSKVILDLATVDQLVSPLEKCCDAKVRRIFKD from the exons ATGGCATTGTGGCTTTTGAACCATGTCAATACTGAGCTTGGTACCTTGGAGTTCAATGGATTATCAATCCCCATAAGACCACTCATTAAGAAGGTGATTGGAATTCCTGAAGGACATATGCGTTTGAAGTTGACAGAAGATACTGACCATAGGTTGAAGGAGAAGTTCACAGAAGGTGGCAGAGGCCAATCTTTAAATAAAGCCATTTCTCGGATGTTACTGGAACATAATGAGGATGAATTTATTGTGTCCTTCATGATGGTTGCTTTGGGTGTCTATCTTGTCCCAGGTAGCAACTTGACAGTTCATAGGGAATATCTAACAGCTATTAGTGATGTGAAGAACATCAAGAACCTGAATTGGTGCAACCATGTTGCTGATTATCTTTTCGAGGCCATCCATGATTTCAGAATAAACACAAGCATCAATCTAAATGTCCGAGGTTGTGTTCATATACTTAAT gTTATCTTCCTGGATTTTGTTGCAGGTATCAATGTTCCACAAGGCACACCGCGCATAGCGCATATAACCACTGCCCATATAGATGAAGTAAAAACTATTGCTACCAGCAGATCCAAGCATGCTGACTATGATTCTATCCAG aTAAAAGATATAGAATCCACTGTTTATCGCGATGGAGAATCTCCACTGCACGAATCTCCACAGCACATGCTCTCCATTGGATATAGACAGGATGTGGAGGAAGGAGTACATGATGATGCTACTTGCGTTGATGAAGGACAACACACACCTGATCCCCAGGGACATATCACTGCTGGTGTTGACGAAGAACATATGAACATAGGACAACATACGCCAGACCCCCAAGgagctcctgctgctgctggtgacgAAGAACAAATGAATATGCAAGATGGCCAAGTTGGTCAAGACCCAAAATCAACAGGGTGTGATGCAAATCCAAATAAT CCACCTGTAATCAGCGAGTTGTTAATGAAGATGAAAGAGAAACTCAAAATTAGGCGCACTGAAATCATCTCCACATGCATGGAACAGCTTGAATTTATATTGGACAAATCAGACAACGACATACTTTCTGAGTTTAGCACAGAATTAAAGAAGTTGGCAAGGGTGAAAGGCATGGCAAGTACTTCTGAAGGTGATGCCGCTGTACTTGGCACTCCCAACTTTAACCATGGTCCTGACAAGCATACAGAAGCTGAAACTAGAAGCAATTACAAGGCTGAGGAAATTGGGCGGCACAGTGGCAATGTAGATGCAACTGATTTTGCAGAAGTCGTTGCAATTGGGGCTGTTGCTGCTCATGAGGTATCTCAATTTGATGTTCAGAATGTGAGGGATAACAATATGGATGGCAAAGTTCACCCACCGGCTGCTCATAAAGGTGCTATGGATGAGGGGGCTCAAACAGAGGAAGACGATGGCAAACAAGATGAAGACGATGAAGACAAAGGTGATGAAAAAGTGGAGGACAGTGTTGATGATGAGTATGGTGAAGATGGGGCGGGTGGAAGTCACAGTGCGGGTTCCCAAGGTGGTGCTGATGAGAACAATGACACTGACGACAGCAGCGGTGATTCAAAACAAGGACAACAACCAATTCCAAGCGAAGAGCAATACCCAGGAGCTTCCATGATGGATTCTGTGACGGATGATACCT CACTTGGCACACCAGTCTATCATGATGTTGTTGTAATTGAGGATTCATCACAGGAGTCTCTACGCGCCAACACTATGGTCCCTGAACTGACTGAACCAATTGCAAGCGGTGAGCGATTCCCAGATGGTGGTTCTGTGCCTCCAATAAACAAGCAGAGAGCTAAAAGGTGCAAGACAAACCATCAAAGTGTAGAAGCCATAGCAACACTTAGGAAAGGGATTCATTTGGATCATTTTGTCAACGATACCTATGAGAAGCATGTTGTAGACAATtttgatggtgatggtggtgcaACTAAGGTCAATAGAGCTTGGATCACAGAACAAGATTTCCGCTCCACACTTAGGAGAAAAGGTGAAGTCAGCAACAATTTCATGTGGCTGTGTTGCTCTGCAATAATGAAAGATTGGGATTCAAAATCAAAAGTAATTTTGGACCTTGCCACAgtg GATCAGCTGGTATCACCCCTGGAAAAATGTTGTGATGCCAAGGTTAGGCGCATTTTCAAAGATTGA
- the LOC127780804 gene encoding uncharacterized protein LOC127780804 isoform X4: protein MSEVIFLDFVAGINVPQGTPRIAHITTAHIDEVKTIATSRSKHADYDSIQIKDIESTVYRDGESPLHESPQHMLSIGYRQDVEEGVHDDATCVDEGQHTPDPQGHITAGVDEEHMNIGQHTPDPQGAPAAAGDEEQMNMQDGQVGQDPKSTGCDANPNNVCDEPPVISELLMKMKEKLKIRRTEIISTCMEQLEFILDKSDNDILSEFSTELKKLARVKGMASTSEGDAAVLGTPNFNHGPDKHTEAETRSNYKAEEIGRHSGNVDATDFAEVVAIGAVAAHEVSQFDVQNVRDNNMDGKVHPPAAHKGAMDEGAQTEEDDGKQDEDDEDKGDEKVEDSVDDEYGEDGAGGSHSAGSQGGADENNDTDDSSGDSKQGQQPIPSEEQYPGASMMDSVTDDTSLGTPVYHDVVVIEDSSQESLRANTMVPELTEPIASGERFPDGGSVPPINKQRAKRCKTNHQSVEAIATLRKGIHLDHFVNDTYEKHVVDNFDGDGGATKVNRAWITEQDFRSTLRRKGEVSNNFMWLCCSAIMKDWDSKSKVILDLATVDQLVSPLEKCCDAKVRRIFKD from the exons ATGTCCGAG gTTATCTTCCTGGATTTTGTTGCAGGTATCAATGTTCCACAAGGCACACCGCGCATAGCGCATATAACCACTGCCCATATAGATGAAGTAAAAACTATTGCTACCAGCAGATCCAAGCATGCTGACTATGATTCTATCCAG aTAAAAGATATAGAATCCACTGTTTATCGCGATGGAGAATCTCCACTGCACGAATCTCCACAGCACATGCTCTCCATTGGATATAGACAGGATGTGGAGGAAGGAGTACATGATGATGCTACTTGCGTTGATGAAGGACAACACACACCTGATCCCCAGGGACATATCACTGCTGGTGTTGACGAAGAACATATGAACATAGGACAACATACGCCAGACCCCCAAGgagctcctgctgctgctggtgacgAAGAACAAATGAATATGCAAGATGGCCAAGTTGGTCAAGACCCAAAATCAACAGGGTGTGATGCAAATCCAAATAATGTATGTGATGAG CCACCTGTAATCAGCGAGTTGTTAATGAAGATGAAAGAGAAACTCAAAATTAGGCGCACTGAAATCATCTCCACATGCATGGAACAGCTTGAATTTATATTGGACAAATCAGACAACGACATACTTTCTGAGTTTAGCACAGAATTAAAGAAGTTGGCAAGGGTGAAAGGCATGGCAAGTACTTCTGAAGGTGATGCCGCTGTACTTGGCACTCCCAACTTTAACCATGGTCCTGACAAGCATACAGAAGCTGAAACTAGAAGCAATTACAAGGCTGAGGAAATTGGGCGGCACAGTGGCAATGTAGATGCAACTGATTTTGCAGAAGTCGTTGCAATTGGGGCTGTTGCTGCTCATGAGGTATCTCAATTTGATGTTCAGAATGTGAGGGATAACAATATGGATGGCAAAGTTCACCCACCGGCTGCTCATAAAGGTGCTATGGATGAGGGGGCTCAAACAGAGGAAGACGATGGCAAACAAGATGAAGACGATGAAGACAAAGGTGATGAAAAAGTGGAGGACAGTGTTGATGATGAGTATGGTGAAGATGGGGCGGGTGGAAGTCACAGTGCGGGTTCCCAAGGTGGTGCTGATGAGAACAATGACACTGACGACAGCAGCGGTGATTCAAAACAAGGACAACAACCAATTCCAAGCGAAGAGCAATACCCAGGAGCTTCCATGATGGATTCTGTGACGGATGATACCT CACTTGGCACACCAGTCTATCATGATGTTGTTGTAATTGAGGATTCATCACAGGAGTCTCTACGCGCCAACACTATGGTCCCTGAACTGACTGAACCAATTGCAAGCGGTGAGCGATTCCCAGATGGTGGTTCTGTGCCTCCAATAAACAAGCAGAGAGCTAAAAGGTGCAAGACAAACCATCAAAGTGTAGAAGCCATAGCAACACTTAGGAAAGGGATTCATTTGGATCATTTTGTCAACGATACCTATGAGAAGCATGTTGTAGACAATtttgatggtgatggtggtgcaACTAAGGTCAATAGAGCTTGGATCACAGAACAAGATTTCCGCTCCACACTTAGGAGAAAAGGTGAAGTCAGCAACAATTTCATGTGGCTGTGTTGCTCTGCAATAATGAAAGATTGGGATTCAAAATCAAAAGTAATTTTGGACCTTGCCACAgtg GATCAGCTGGTATCACCCCTGGAAAAATGTTGTGATGCCAAGGTTAGGCGCATTTTCAAAGATTGA
- the LOC127780804 gene encoding uncharacterized protein LOC127780804 isoform X3, giving the protein MALWLLNHVNTELGTLEFNGLSIPIRPLIKKVIGIPEGHMRLKLTEDTDHRLKEKFTEGGRGQSLNKAISRMLLEHNEDEFIVSFMMVALGVYLVPGSNLTVHREYLTAISDVKNIKNLNWCNHVADYLFEAIHDFRINTSINLNVRGCVHILNVIFLDFVAGINVPQGTPRIAHITTAHIDEVKTIATSRSKHADYDSIQIKDIESTVYRDGESPLHESPQHMLSIGYRQDVEEGVHDDATCVDEGQHTPDPQGHITAGVDEEHMNIGQHTPDPQGAPAAAGDEEQMNMQDGQVGQDPKSTGCDANPNNVCDEPPVISELLMKMKEKLKIRRTEIISTCMEQLEFILDKSDNDILSEFSTELKKLARVKGMASTSEGDAAVLGTPNFNHGPDKHTEAETRSNYKAEEIGRHSGNVDATDFAEVVAIGAVAAHEVSQFDVQNVRDNNMDGKVHPPAAHKGAMDEGAQTEEDDGKQDEDDEDKGDEKVEDSVDDEYGEDGAGGSHSAGSQGGADENNDTDDSSGDSKQGQQPIPSEEQYPGASMMDSVTDDTSLGTPVYHDVVVIEDSSQESLRANTMVPELTEPIASGERFPDGGSVPPINKQRAKRCKTNHQSVEAIATLRKGIHLDHFVNDTYEKHVVDNFDGDGGATKVNRAWITEQDFRSTLRRKGEVSNNFMWLCCSAIMKDWDSKSKDQLVSPLEKCCDAKVRRIFKD; this is encoded by the exons ATGGCATTGTGGCTTTTGAACCATGTCAATACTGAGCTTGGTACCTTGGAGTTCAATGGATTATCAATCCCCATAAGACCACTCATTAAGAAGGTGATTGGAATTCCTGAAGGACATATGCGTTTGAAGTTGACAGAAGATACTGACCATAGGTTGAAGGAGAAGTTCACAGAAGGTGGCAGAGGCCAATCTTTAAATAAAGCCATTTCTCGGATGTTACTGGAACATAATGAGGATGAATTTATTGTGTCCTTCATGATGGTTGCTTTGGGTGTCTATCTTGTCCCAGGTAGCAACTTGACAGTTCATAGGGAATATCTAACAGCTATTAGTGATGTGAAGAACATCAAGAACCTGAATTGGTGCAACCATGTTGCTGATTATCTTTTCGAGGCCATCCATGATTTCAGAATAAACACAAGCATCAATCTAAATGTCCGAGGTTGTGTTCATATACTTAAT gTTATCTTCCTGGATTTTGTTGCAGGTATCAATGTTCCACAAGGCACACCGCGCATAGCGCATATAACCACTGCCCATATAGATGAAGTAAAAACTATTGCTACCAGCAGATCCAAGCATGCTGACTATGATTCTATCCAG aTAAAAGATATAGAATCCACTGTTTATCGCGATGGAGAATCTCCACTGCACGAATCTCCACAGCACATGCTCTCCATTGGATATAGACAGGATGTGGAGGAAGGAGTACATGATGATGCTACTTGCGTTGATGAAGGACAACACACACCTGATCCCCAGGGACATATCACTGCTGGTGTTGACGAAGAACATATGAACATAGGACAACATACGCCAGACCCCCAAGgagctcctgctgctgctggtgacgAAGAACAAATGAATATGCAAGATGGCCAAGTTGGTCAAGACCCAAAATCAACAGGGTGTGATGCAAATCCAAATAATGTATGTGATGAG CCACCTGTAATCAGCGAGTTGTTAATGAAGATGAAAGAGAAACTCAAAATTAGGCGCACTGAAATCATCTCCACATGCATGGAACAGCTTGAATTTATATTGGACAAATCAGACAACGACATACTTTCTGAGTTTAGCACAGAATTAAAGAAGTTGGCAAGGGTGAAAGGCATGGCAAGTACTTCTGAAGGTGATGCCGCTGTACTTGGCACTCCCAACTTTAACCATGGTCCTGACAAGCATACAGAAGCTGAAACTAGAAGCAATTACAAGGCTGAGGAAATTGGGCGGCACAGTGGCAATGTAGATGCAACTGATTTTGCAGAAGTCGTTGCAATTGGGGCTGTTGCTGCTCATGAGGTATCTCAATTTGATGTTCAGAATGTGAGGGATAACAATATGGATGGCAAAGTTCACCCACCGGCTGCTCATAAAGGTGCTATGGATGAGGGGGCTCAAACAGAGGAAGACGATGGCAAACAAGATGAAGACGATGAAGACAAAGGTGATGAAAAAGTGGAGGACAGTGTTGATGATGAGTATGGTGAAGATGGGGCGGGTGGAAGTCACAGTGCGGGTTCCCAAGGTGGTGCTGATGAGAACAATGACACTGACGACAGCAGCGGTGATTCAAAACAAGGACAACAACCAATTCCAAGCGAAGAGCAATACCCAGGAGCTTCCATGATGGATTCTGTGACGGATGATACCT CACTTGGCACACCAGTCTATCATGATGTTGTTGTAATTGAGGATTCATCACAGGAGTCTCTACGCGCCAACACTATGGTCCCTGAACTGACTGAACCAATTGCAAGCGGTGAGCGATTCCCAGATGGTGGTTCTGTGCCTCCAATAAACAAGCAGAGAGCTAAAAGGTGCAAGACAAACCATCAAAGTGTAGAAGCCATAGCAACACTTAGGAAAGGGATTCATTTGGATCATTTTGTCAACGATACCTATGAGAAGCATGTTGTAGACAATtttgatggtgatggtggtgcaACTAAGGTCAATAGAGCTTGGATCACAGAACAAGATTTCCGCTCCACACTTAGGAGAAAAGGTGAAGTCAGCAACAATTTCATGTGGCTGTGTTGCTCTGCAATAATGAAAGATTGGGATTCAAAATCAAAA GATCAGCTGGTATCACCCCTGGAAAAATGTTGTGATGCCAAGGTTAGGCGCATTTTCAAAGATTGA
- the LOC127780804 gene encoding uncharacterized protein LOC127780804 isoform X1, translating into MALWLLNHVNTELGTLEFNGLSIPIRPLIKKVIGIPEGHMRLKLTEDTDHRLKEKFTEGGRGQSLNKAISRMLLEHNEDEFIVSFMMVALGVYLVPGSNLTVHREYLTAISDVKNIKNLNWCNHVADYLFEAIHDFRINTSINLNVRGCVHILNVIFLDFVAGINVPQGTPRIAHITTAHIDEVKTIATSRSKHADYDSIQIKDIESTVYRDGESPLHESPQHMLSIGYRQDVEEGVHDDATCVDEGQHTPDPQGHITAGVDEEHMNIGQHTPDPQGAPAAAGDEEQMNMQDGQVGQDPKSTGCDANPNNVCDEPPVISELLMKMKEKLKIRRTEIISTCMEQLEFILDKSDNDILSEFSTELKKLARVKGMASTSEGDAAVLGTPNFNHGPDKHTEAETRSNYKAEEIGRHSGNVDATDFAEVVAIGAVAAHEVSQFDVQNVRDNNMDGKVHPPAAHKGAMDEGAQTEEDDGKQDEDDEDKGDEKVEDSVDDEYGEDGAGGSHSAGSQGGADENNDTDDSSGDSKQGQQPIPSEEQYPGASMMDSVTDDTSLGTPVYHDVVVIEDSSQESLRANTMVPELTEPIASGERFPDGGSVPPINKQRAKRCKTNHQSVEAIATLRKGIHLDHFVNDTYEKHVVDNFDGDGGATKVNRAWITEQDFRSTLRRKGEVSNNFMWLCCSAIMKDWDSKSKVILDLATVDQLVSPLEKCCDAKVRRIFKD; encoded by the exons ATGGCATTGTGGCTTTTGAACCATGTCAATACTGAGCTTGGTACCTTGGAGTTCAATGGATTATCAATCCCCATAAGACCACTCATTAAGAAGGTGATTGGAATTCCTGAAGGACATATGCGTTTGAAGTTGACAGAAGATACTGACCATAGGTTGAAGGAGAAGTTCACAGAAGGTGGCAGAGGCCAATCTTTAAATAAAGCCATTTCTCGGATGTTACTGGAACATAATGAGGATGAATTTATTGTGTCCTTCATGATGGTTGCTTTGGGTGTCTATCTTGTCCCAGGTAGCAACTTGACAGTTCATAGGGAATATCTAACAGCTATTAGTGATGTGAAGAACATCAAGAACCTGAATTGGTGCAACCATGTTGCTGATTATCTTTTCGAGGCCATCCATGATTTCAGAATAAACACAAGCATCAATCTAAATGTCCGAGGTTGTGTTCATATACTTAAT gTTATCTTCCTGGATTTTGTTGCAGGTATCAATGTTCCACAAGGCACACCGCGCATAGCGCATATAACCACTGCCCATATAGATGAAGTAAAAACTATTGCTACCAGCAGATCCAAGCATGCTGACTATGATTCTATCCAG aTAAAAGATATAGAATCCACTGTTTATCGCGATGGAGAATCTCCACTGCACGAATCTCCACAGCACATGCTCTCCATTGGATATAGACAGGATGTGGAGGAAGGAGTACATGATGATGCTACTTGCGTTGATGAAGGACAACACACACCTGATCCCCAGGGACATATCACTGCTGGTGTTGACGAAGAACATATGAACATAGGACAACATACGCCAGACCCCCAAGgagctcctgctgctgctggtgacgAAGAACAAATGAATATGCAAGATGGCCAAGTTGGTCAAGACCCAAAATCAACAGGGTGTGATGCAAATCCAAATAATGTATGTGATGAG CCACCTGTAATCAGCGAGTTGTTAATGAAGATGAAAGAGAAACTCAAAATTAGGCGCACTGAAATCATCTCCACATGCATGGAACAGCTTGAATTTATATTGGACAAATCAGACAACGACATACTTTCTGAGTTTAGCACAGAATTAAAGAAGTTGGCAAGGGTGAAAGGCATGGCAAGTACTTCTGAAGGTGATGCCGCTGTACTTGGCACTCCCAACTTTAACCATGGTCCTGACAAGCATACAGAAGCTGAAACTAGAAGCAATTACAAGGCTGAGGAAATTGGGCGGCACAGTGGCAATGTAGATGCAACTGATTTTGCAGAAGTCGTTGCAATTGGGGCTGTTGCTGCTCATGAGGTATCTCAATTTGATGTTCAGAATGTGAGGGATAACAATATGGATGGCAAAGTTCACCCACCGGCTGCTCATAAAGGTGCTATGGATGAGGGGGCTCAAACAGAGGAAGACGATGGCAAACAAGATGAAGACGATGAAGACAAAGGTGATGAAAAAGTGGAGGACAGTGTTGATGATGAGTATGGTGAAGATGGGGCGGGTGGAAGTCACAGTGCGGGTTCCCAAGGTGGTGCTGATGAGAACAATGACACTGACGACAGCAGCGGTGATTCAAAACAAGGACAACAACCAATTCCAAGCGAAGAGCAATACCCAGGAGCTTCCATGATGGATTCTGTGACGGATGATACCT CACTTGGCACACCAGTCTATCATGATGTTGTTGTAATTGAGGATTCATCACAGGAGTCTCTACGCGCCAACACTATGGTCCCTGAACTGACTGAACCAATTGCAAGCGGTGAGCGATTCCCAGATGGTGGTTCTGTGCCTCCAATAAACAAGCAGAGAGCTAAAAGGTGCAAGACAAACCATCAAAGTGTAGAAGCCATAGCAACACTTAGGAAAGGGATTCATTTGGATCATTTTGTCAACGATACCTATGAGAAGCATGTTGTAGACAATtttgatggtgatggtggtgcaACTAAGGTCAATAGAGCTTGGATCACAGAACAAGATTTCCGCTCCACACTTAGGAGAAAAGGTGAAGTCAGCAACAATTTCATGTGGCTGTGTTGCTCTGCAATAATGAAAGATTGGGATTCAAAATCAAAAGTAATTTTGGACCTTGCCACAgtg GATCAGCTGGTATCACCCCTGGAAAAATGTTGTGATGCCAAGGTTAGGCGCATTTTCAAAGATTGA